A single window of Granulicella sibirica DNA harbors:
- a CDS encoding TonB-dependent receptor: MFRRNYLTVPLALSVACTLAAGAQTITAGVNGTVTDSSGAVLPNAKVTAINVATNVAASTPTTKEGVYVLRNLQIGQYKLMIEAPGFATQTLGPFTLETGQEAKLDAKLGVEGSTSQVSVSSEVAPLLNTENPTLGTTLDATAIAAIPLVGRNFTELTLFVPGAVTGNPAGFTSSSATVERNGNGTLASQNGNRQEANNFLLEGIDINETINNQLGYNPSPDAIGQMRVISSNANAEFGNVGGGQVITLLKSGTNKFHGSAFFYLSNYNMDANTYSNKHVAAGSAFTPITPYTQSSFGGTLGGPIIKDKLFFFMDYEGIRFHSAGIGTASVATQAMRNGDFSALLDPNVYGANKAIQLYNTQAAGQPAYVNNQLGAPTNPVAQYLYSHPQYYPLPNHAPLPGTATQNNFQGPNKENRYNNQFDVKVNYTLSPKDTFSGSYSHGLAGDFSTPVLAISFPGVTSDPFQSFSFDYVRVFTPRLTNDLNLGFSRVVQLGANTTDSTGNFGLNGDSIIGVPGITQAQPGFIAQSFTGSNTGGLSTLGNSSTGTNYIDNTFSYTDTVTYQLDRHTIKAGFQSLRYQQNTFYPGNDGAEGHYDYSGQFSALNGTTGGFSLADFNLNRIYTRAIGGVTGPAGQRQYRTSAFAQDDYKVTPSFTLNLGLRWEYDEPIYEVNNKQANINVTTKKVVLAGQNGNSRALFNGVWTNFMPRVGFAWNPSPKTVLRGGYGVTTYFEGTGANLRLNFNYPFQNAFTATAAIPSATSAGAPFNTSQAFGTTNTSCDITTSTTPCTTTIRAWDVNIKPMFLQEFNLTAEYQVSNSASIVFGYLGQTGAHLVTAGAGNSLPTGCFVNGVATDPTTAAGTAACPTPYANLVGQGGSVVFTNSNAMENYNSLQTTYRQRLSKGLELTANYTYAKALTNSTGFFGAQGINGQSAYAQNFYDNHSEYGPTAQDIRHNLNGHMNYTLPVGRGQMYFGNMNRVLDEVVGGWHVAMTALVYSGFPVNMSATNVSDSKNNSERANHLRAMKITNRTANRWFGTDPSAQPCGAVDNGSCAYSQPAAGTFGNAGVDSERAPGYQAANASVFKDFAITEGQHVSFRADAANVFNITSLGNPTNNTQSSTFGQITSSRSQARQLQLSAKYVF; encoded by the coding sequence GTGTTCAGAAGAAATTACCTCACAGTACCGTTAGCGCTGAGTGTGGCTTGTACCCTGGCTGCAGGCGCTCAAACGATCACCGCCGGTGTGAACGGCACGGTGACCGATTCTTCGGGCGCAGTCCTGCCCAATGCAAAGGTGACGGCCATCAACGTCGCGACCAACGTCGCGGCATCCACGCCCACCACCAAGGAGGGCGTGTACGTTCTGCGGAACCTGCAGATCGGACAGTATAAGCTGATGATCGAGGCTCCCGGCTTCGCCACCCAGACGCTTGGACCCTTCACCCTCGAGACCGGCCAGGAAGCGAAGCTCGACGCCAAGCTCGGTGTTGAAGGTTCCACCAGCCAGGTATCGGTCAGCAGCGAAGTCGCTCCCCTCCTGAACACCGAGAACCCGACCCTCGGCACGACGCTCGATGCTACCGCCATCGCCGCCATCCCCCTCGTCGGCCGCAACTTCACCGAACTCACCCTCTTCGTCCCGGGTGCGGTCACCGGCAACCCTGCAGGATTTACCAGCAGCTCGGCAACCGTCGAACGCAACGGAAACGGAACGCTTGCCTCCCAGAACGGGAACCGGCAGGAAGCGAACAACTTCCTGCTCGAAGGCATCGACATCAACGAGACCATCAACAACCAGCTCGGCTATAACCCCAGCCCGGATGCGATCGGCCAGATGCGCGTCATCTCTTCGAACGCGAACGCCGAATTCGGCAACGTCGGCGGCGGCCAGGTGATCACGCTCCTCAAGAGCGGCACCAATAAGTTCCACGGCAGCGCATTCTTCTACCTGTCGAACTACAACATGGATGCCAACACGTACTCCAATAAGCACGTGGCAGCTGGCTCGGCTTTCACACCGATCACGCCCTACACCCAGTCCTCTTTTGGTGGCACCCTTGGCGGCCCCATCATCAAGGACAAGCTCTTCTTCTTTATGGACTACGAAGGCATCCGTTTCCACTCGGCCGGTATCGGAACCGCGTCAGTCGCCACCCAGGCGATGCGCAATGGCGACTTCAGCGCGTTGCTCGATCCGAACGTCTACGGAGCGAATAAGGCGATCCAGCTTTACAACACCCAGGCCGCAGGCCAACCGGCTTACGTAAATAACCAGCTCGGCGCTCCAACCAACCCCGTGGCGCAGTACCTGTATTCGCATCCGCAGTACTACCCGCTGCCGAACCACGCGCCTTTGCCCGGCACAGCGACCCAGAACAACTTCCAGGGACCCAACAAGGAGAACCGGTACAACAACCAGTTCGACGTGAAGGTGAACTACACCTTGTCTCCGAAGGACACCTTCTCCGGAAGCTACTCGCACGGCCTGGCGGGAGACTTCTCAACCCCCGTGCTTGCGATCAGCTTCCCGGGCGTCACCAGCGATCCCTTCCAGAGCTTCTCGTTTGACTACGTCCGCGTATTCACACCGCGGCTCACCAACGACCTGAACCTCGGGTTCTCGCGCGTTGTCCAGCTTGGTGCCAACACCACCGACTCGACGGGCAACTTCGGTCTGAACGGAGACTCGATCATCGGCGTTCCTGGCATCACGCAGGCGCAGCCCGGGTTCATCGCACAGAGCTTCACCGGCAGCAACACCGGGGGCCTGTCCACGCTGGGCAACTCCTCCACCGGCACCAACTACATTGACAATACCTTCAGCTACACGGACACGGTGACCTACCAGTTGGATCGCCACACCATCAAGGCTGGCTTCCAGAGCCTTCGGTACCAGCAGAACACGTTCTATCCCGGTAATGACGGCGCTGAGGGGCACTACGACTACAGCGGGCAGTTCTCCGCCCTGAACGGCACGACCGGCGGCTTCTCCCTGGCCGACTTCAACCTCAACCGGATCTACACGCGCGCCATCGGTGGCGTCACTGGACCGGCCGGTCAGCGGCAGTATCGTACCTCGGCCTTTGCTCAGGACGACTACAAGGTGACTCCGTCTTTCACCCTCAACCTCGGTCTGCGCTGGGAGTACGACGAGCCCATCTATGAGGTCAACAACAAGCAGGCCAACATCAACGTCACGACGAAGAAGGTTGTGCTTGCCGGTCAGAACGGCAACAGCCGCGCTCTCTTCAATGGCGTGTGGACGAACTTCATGCCACGTGTTGGATTCGCTTGGAACCCCTCGCCCAAGACCGTGCTGCGCGGCGGCTACGGCGTCACCACCTACTTTGAAGGCACCGGCGCCAATCTTCGCCTGAACTTCAACTATCCCTTCCAGAACGCCTTCACCGCGACCGCCGCGATTCCTTCCGCAACCAGCGCCGGTGCTCCGTTCAACACCAGCCAGGCCTTCGGAACGACCAACACCAGCTGCGACATCACAACCAGCACCACGCCTTGCACCACGACTATCCGCGCATGGGACGTGAACATCAAGCCCATGTTCCTGCAGGAGTTCAACCTCACGGCTGAGTATCAGGTCAGCAACTCGGCATCCATTGTGTTTGGATACCTTGGCCAGACCGGTGCTCACCTCGTCACAGCCGGCGCCGGAAACTCGCTGCCGACTGGATGCTTCGTCAATGGCGTGGCGACCGATCCGACGACCGCTGCCGGTACGGCTGCCTGCCCCACCCCTTACGCCAACCTCGTAGGACAGGGCGGTTCGGTTGTCTTCACGAACTCGAACGCCATGGAGAACTACAACAGCCTCCAGACCACCTATCGCCAGCGACTCAGCAAAGGTCTGGAACTCACCGCCAACTACACCTACGCCAAGGCTCTGACCAACAGCACCGGCTTCTTCGGAGCACAGGGCATCAATGGTCAGTCTGCTTATGCACAGAACTTCTACGACAACCACTCCGAATACGGCCCAACGGCGCAGGACATCCGCCACAACCTGAACGGGCACATGAACTACACGCTTCCAGTTGGGCGTGGACAGATGTACTTCGGAAACATGAATCGTGTTCTCGATGAAGTGGTCGGCGGATGGCATGTCGCGATGACGGCTCTTGTGTACTCGGGCTTCCCGGTCAACATGAGCGCTACCAACGTGAGCGATTCGAAGAACAACTCGGAGCGCGCGAATCACCTTCGCGCGATGAAGATCACGAATCGCACGGCGAACCGGTGGTTCGGTACCGACCCATCGGCTCAGCCTTGCGGCGCCGTGGACAACGGCTCGTGCGCCTACTCCCAGCCGGCTGCTGGTACGTTCGGCAACGCCGGTGTGGATTCGGAGCGCGCTCCTGGTTACCAGGCTGCCAACGCCTCGGTCTTCAAGGACTTTGCCATCACCGAAGGCCAGCATGTCAGCTTCCGGGCGGATGCGGCGAACGTCTTCAACATCACCTCGCTCGGCAACCCGACCAACAACACCCAGTCCTCAACCTTCGGACAGATCACCTCTTCGCGCTCGCAGGCTCGTCAGCTGCAGCTCTCGGCGAAGTACGTGTTCTAA
- a CDS encoding HEAT repeat domain-containing protein, whose protein sequence is MPPKRSFDAELATLETLRDATPEAAEAGLVKALTNRNNFIVAKAATLAQNHHLASLTPALAEAFHRFLDSKSDPQCWAKIAIAKALAAFEYQSPEIFLTGMRHVQLEPVWGGVEDTAGPLRGTCALALVQCRTLNNHTLLTHLTPLFADKELSVRVNAARAVEQVGTDSASLLLRFHAELISLVPSLRAHLGSETPELFGACYSGVLSLDGPAALPWAAQFLLPEDDASAEAAMAIAQTQTPECFPILKAAAQRARDPWFRQCVLSAIALSRQQEGTAYLLHLIAEDTHAAEAQEALCRSAPSAETRARLGELGRPCS, encoded by the coding sequence ATGCCTCCCAAGCGCTCCTTCGACGCCGAACTGGCCACCCTCGAAACCCTCCGCGACGCCACCCCCGAAGCCGCCGAGGCTGGGTTAGTCAAAGCCCTCACCAATCGCAACAACTTCATCGTCGCCAAAGCCGCCACCCTCGCTCAGAACCACCACCTCGCAAGCCTCACCCCGGCGCTCGCCGAAGCGTTCCACCGCTTCCTCGATTCCAAGTCCGACCCTCAATGCTGGGCGAAGATCGCCATCGCCAAAGCCCTCGCCGCCTTCGAGTACCAATCTCCAGAGATCTTCCTCACCGGGATGCGTCACGTCCAGCTAGAACCCGTTTGGGGAGGAGTCGAAGACACCGCCGGCCCACTGCGCGGGACGTGTGCCCTGGCCCTTGTCCAATGCCGAACGCTCAACAATCACACCCTGCTCACTCATCTCACCCCCCTCTTCGCCGACAAGGAGCTCTCCGTCCGCGTCAACGCCGCGCGCGCCGTCGAGCAGGTTGGCACCGACTCCGCCTCGCTCCTCCTCCGTTTCCACGCCGAACTTATCTCCCTCGTTCCTTCCCTGCGAGCCCACCTCGGTTCTGAAACACCCGAACTTTTCGGGGCCTGCTACTCGGGCGTCCTCTCGCTTGACGGGCCGGCCGCCCTGCCCTGGGCGGCGCAGTTCCTTCTCCCCGAAGACGATGCTTCCGCCGAGGCCGCGATGGCCATAGCCCAGACCCAGACCCCCGAATGCTTTCCCATCCTGAAAGCCGCCGCACAGCGAGCCCGTGACCCATGGTTCCGGCAGTGCGTCCTCTCCGCCATCGCGCTCAGCCGCCAGCAGGAGGGTACCGCCTATCTCCTGCACCTCATCGCCGAAGACACCCACGCCGCCGAAGCGCAGGAAGCCCTGTGCCGCTCCGCCCCGAGTGCGGAAACCCGCGCCCGTCTCGGGGAACTCGGACGTCCCTGCTCCTGA
- a CDS encoding M20/M25/M40 family metallo-hydrolase encodes MTFKTPLAAAALFLGTLSVAAQGVPVTPADEASGQAWFAHIKVLASDDMHGRLTGSEDYLRAAKYVVDQFKADGLSPAGTEGFYQPVQFDVTKVLADKSSVSLIVDGKPTPLVLGHDAILGARGTQPRAISAPLVFLGYGLHLPDANYDDFAGQDLRGKIVVTINGGPADLPGALKSYARTAPFAKALADSGAVGAISIPTPKSMDFGWDRIASGASQPGMRLAATPSDAAIAAKHPSLADYHQTLFSATFNPAEAEKLFANSGHTFAEILALADAQKPLPRFALNKSITATVTTDNTHVESPNIVAKLEGSDPTLKNEYVLVSAHLDHLGIGAPINGSTIYAGAMDDASGVASVLEIAKSLSQSKDRPKRSVLFLVFTAEEKGLLGSRYFAGHPSVPANSIVADLNMDMFMPLFPLKKLHIQGLVESTLQDDARTVGAAHHIEIAPDPEPDRNSFIRTDQYSFVQAGVPALAMKFGWTMGSPEYKRWRQWLAQRYHSTQDNLAQPMDYPAAAQFNSFLADLARHVADDPTRPHYLESSFFHRFETQTGQ; translated from the coding sequence ATGACTTTTAAGACTCCCCTAGCAGCCGCGGCTCTATTTCTCGGAACTCTCTCTGTCGCCGCTCAGGGTGTTCCCGTTACTCCCGCAGACGAGGCCTCGGGCCAGGCCTGGTTCGCCCATATCAAGGTTCTCGCTTCCGACGACATGCACGGTCGCCTCACGGGCTCGGAAGACTACCTCCGGGCTGCGAAGTACGTGGTCGACCAGTTCAAAGCGGACGGCCTCTCTCCTGCCGGAACCGAAGGCTTCTACCAACCTGTCCAATTCGACGTGACCAAGGTCCTCGCCGACAAGTCCTCCGTCTCGCTCATCGTCGACGGCAAGCCGACGCCGCTCGTCCTCGGCCACGATGCCATCCTCGGAGCCCGTGGCACCCAACCCAGGGCCATCTCCGCGCCGCTCGTCTTCCTCGGCTACGGCCTCCACCTTCCCGACGCGAACTATGACGACTTCGCCGGCCAGGATCTGAGGGGCAAGATCGTCGTCACCATCAACGGCGGCCCCGCCGACCTTCCCGGAGCGCTCAAGTCCTACGCTCGCACCGCTCCTTTCGCCAAGGCCCTCGCTGACTCGGGGGCCGTAGGCGCCATCTCCATTCCCACCCCGAAATCCATGGACTTCGGCTGGGACCGCATCGCCAGCGGAGCCTCGCAACCTGGCATGCGTCTCGCCGCCACTCCTTCCGACGCCGCGATCGCCGCGAAGCACCCTTCTCTCGCCGACTATCACCAGACACTTTTCTCCGCCACCTTCAACCCCGCGGAGGCCGAGAAGCTCTTCGCGAACTCCGGGCATACCTTCGCCGAGATCCTCGCCCTCGCTGACGCCCAGAAGCCTCTCCCGCGCTTCGCACTCAACAAGTCCATCACCGCCACCGTCACAACCGATAACACCCATGTCGAATCTCCGAACATCGTCGCCAAACTCGAAGGGTCCGATCCCACCCTCAAGAACGAGTACGTCCTCGTCTCCGCGCATCTCGACCACCTCGGCATCGGAGCTCCCATCAACGGAAGTACGATTTATGCCGGCGCCATGGACGACGCCTCAGGCGTAGCCTCCGTCCTGGAGATAGCCAAGAGCCTCTCCCAATCGAAAGATCGCCCAAAGCGCTCCGTACTCTTCCTCGTCTTCACCGCCGAGGAGAAAGGCCTCTTAGGCTCACGCTACTTTGCCGGCCACCCGTCCGTCCCCGCGAACAGCATAGTCGCCGACCTGAACATGGACATGTTCATGCCCTTGTTCCCGTTGAAGAAGCTCCACATCCAGGGCCTCGTCGAGTCGACCCTCCAGGACGACGCCCGCACTGTAGGCGCCGCGCACCACATCGAGATCGCTCCCGATCCCGAACCCGACCGTAACTCCTTCATCCGCACCGATCAGTACAGCTTCGTGCAAGCTGGTGTTCCCGCGTTGGCGATGAAGTTCGGCTGGACCATGGGCTCGCCAGAGTACAAGCGGTGGCGCCAGTGGCTTGCGCAGCGATACCACTCCACGCAGGACAACCTCGCCCAGCCGATGGATTATCCTGCGGCCGCCCAGTTCAACAGCTTCCTCGCGGATCTTGCTCGCCATGTCGCCGACGACCCGACTCGGCCTCACTACCTCGAAAGCAGCTTCTTTCATCGATTTGAAACCCAAACCGGCCAGTAG
- a CDS encoding GNAT family N-acetyltransferase: MPVADQSTDLVLEAQATAGCVSTQAPYYLEAAPYRVRLASSTLEIEAALRLRFIVFNLEMNEGLESAYTDGFDRDRFDAVCDHLIVEHQGTGQIIGTYRLQRGSVAARNFGYYSEQEFDFTPYEHIRSEIVELGRACIHRDHRSSEVLHLLWRGIARYVLANGARYMMGCCSLPSQDSVLGHSVYRSLAGYLAAPELITVPTAAYALERSIETLEEARPPKLLRAYLTIGAKICSSPAIDREFKTIDFLTLLDLQTLHPRVAARFLAHE; this comes from the coding sequence ATGCCCGTTGCAGACCAGTCGACTGATCTTGTTCTCGAGGCGCAGGCAACTGCGGGATGCGTTTCCACCCAGGCCCCTTACTACTTAGAAGCCGCACCATACCGGGTACGTCTAGCCAGCTCCACTCTCGAAATCGAAGCTGCCCTTCGGCTTCGCTTTATCGTCTTCAACCTCGAAATGAACGAGGGCCTCGAATCCGCGTACACCGACGGGTTCGACCGCGACCGCTTCGACGCGGTCTGCGATCACCTTATCGTCGAGCATCAAGGCACAGGCCAGATCATCGGAACCTATCGCCTGCAGCGCGGGAGTGTTGCCGCTCGCAACTTCGGGTACTACAGTGAGCAGGAGTTCGACTTCACGCCTTACGAACACATACGCTCCGAGATCGTCGAACTCGGGCGCGCCTGCATCCACCGCGATCATCGGTCGAGCGAAGTCCTTCATCTCCTCTGGCGCGGAATCGCACGCTATGTTCTCGCGAACGGTGCGCGCTACATGATGGGCTGCTGCTCCCTGCCCTCGCAGGACAGCGTCCTCGGTCACAGTGTGTATCGCTCGCTCGCTGGCTATCTGGCGGCGCCGGAGTTGATCACGGTTCCGACCGCAGCTTATGCGCTTGAGCGCTCGATCGAGACGCTCGAGGAGGCGCGACCGCCGAAGCTGCTTCGTGCGTATCTCACGATCGGCGCGAAGATCTGCAGTTCGCCTGCAATCGATCGCGAGTTCAAGACCATCGACTTTCTCACGCTGCTGGATCTGCAGACACTTCATCCGCGCGTCGCCGCAAGGTTTCTTGCCCATGAGTGA
- a CDS encoding lysophospholipid acyltransferase family protein, which produces MSEQIASRLVRSITRTTLLVFLLTLACIDGQIRRLFFGLRKGRAGAVWVHGWSKRIVRALGIACTVCGPLPECEAGRSMAVVSNHLSYLDILISSAARPFVMVAKSEVRGWPLLGWITAQAGTVYVQRADVKGGRTQTHAEVNGLMAEAFGSGLPVLFYPEGTTTDGESVLPFRRGLFHSVLFANAQVRSAAVAYKLSEPNAGASVANDVCFWRDMEFVPHLFTCLGLKGLEGHLQFGDRAVEGGDRFALAVNARAEVTALYEGLCSASVEMLPEGVLTPHSPRVSRMTATT; this is translated from the coding sequence ATGAGTGAGCAGATAGCCAGCAGGCTTGTTCGCTCGATCACTCGAACTACATTGCTCGTCTTCCTGCTGACGCTTGCTTGCATCGATGGGCAGATCCGGCGTCTGTTTTTCGGGCTGAGGAAGGGACGAGCAGGAGCTGTCTGGGTTCATGGATGGTCAAAGCGCATCGTTCGCGCGCTCGGCATCGCATGCACTGTTTGTGGTCCGCTTCCGGAGTGCGAAGCGGGCCGAAGTATGGCTGTCGTCTCGAACCATCTCAGCTATCTCGATATCCTCATTTCCTCTGCCGCAAGGCCTTTTGTGATGGTGGCCAAGTCGGAGGTGCGCGGTTGGCCCCTGCTTGGGTGGATCACCGCGCAGGCTGGAACGGTTTATGTTCAGCGCGCTGATGTGAAGGGCGGAAGGACTCAGACGCATGCCGAGGTGAATGGCTTGATGGCTGAGGCTTTTGGAAGTGGTCTTCCGGTGCTCTTTTATCCGGAGGGGACGACTACCGATGGAGAGAGCGTGCTTCCCTTTCGTCGCGGACTTTTTCACTCGGTTCTGTTCGCGAACGCTCAGGTTCGTAGCGCCGCGGTTGCTTACAAGCTGAGCGAGCCGAATGCCGGAGCGTCCGTTGCGAACGATGTCTGCTTCTGGAGAGACATGGAGTTCGTTCCTCACCTCTTCACCTGCCTCGGGCTGAAGGGCCTTGAGGGTCATCTTCAGTTCGGCGATCGAGCTGTTGAGGGCGGCGATCGTTTTGCTCTCGCCGTGAACGCGCGGGCCGAGGTGACTGCGCTCTATGAGGGGCTTTGTTCCGCAAGCGTTGAGATGCTGCCAGAGGGGGTACTCACGCCCCATAGCCCGCGTGTTAGTCGAATGACTGCGACGACTTAG
- a CDS encoding DinB family protein — MTLAERLLPELEQQLANTRKVLHEVPDGRNDFAPHEKSMPLTRLAGHTAELVGFATLHLTVPSINMGTPEDPRKILRMGLKADLLTEFEGMAARLVETLKATSDAAFDEEYTLLRQGNVVIRTTRYGAYRTLFLDHMIHHRAQLGVYLRLMGEKVPATFGPSADEK; from the coding sequence ATGACTCTCGCTGAACGCCTTCTCCCTGAGCTTGAACAGCAACTCGCGAACACCCGCAAGGTGCTCCACGAGGTGCCGGATGGACGCAACGACTTTGCTCCGCATGAGAAGTCGATGCCGCTGACACGACTGGCCGGACACACCGCCGAACTGGTCGGGTTTGCAACCCTGCACCTGACCGTGCCGAGCATCAACATGGGCACGCCGGAGGATCCGCGCAAGATTCTGCGGATGGGTCTCAAAGCGGATCTCTTGACCGAGTTTGAAGGCATGGCGGCGCGGCTGGTGGAGACGCTGAAGGCAACGAGCGATGCGGCGTTCGACGAGGAGTACACCCTGTTGAGGCAGGGGAATGTGGTGATTCGGACGACTCGGTATGGGGCTTACCGGACGCTGTTTCTGGACCACATGATTCATCACCGGGCGCAGCTTGGGGTGTACTTGCGGCTGATGGGGGAGAAGGTGCCGGCTACGTTTGGGCCTAGTGCGGATGAGAAGTAG
- a CDS encoding SDH family Clp fold serine proteinase has translation MSAVDLDDAISEQIRKSAKKLEDLLKSDVIYYHGQIHPFYFQKFRDFIESVKASSKRTESSLTIVLRTPGGSAETADRFVTVVRQHYRTVNFIVPDAAMSAGTIFCMSGDKIYMDYSSALGPIDPQVMVPDGSGYIPALGYLDKVDEITKKANLSPADVVFLKSLDLAKLALYEQARDLSIDLLKNWLVQYKFKDWNVHRTHGVGSPVTAEEKSQRAEEIAAALSNHKKWFSHGRALNISKLKELRLEIDDYSSDQKLRDAIRGYNDMLSAYTDRMGRQFHLHSCFKEVT, from the coding sequence ATGAGCGCTGTAGATCTTGACGATGCGATATCAGAGCAAATCCGCAAATCCGCCAAGAAATTAGAAGATCTGCTGAAGTCCGATGTTATCTACTACCACGGCCAGATTCACCCTTTCTACTTCCAGAAATTTCGCGATTTCATCGAAAGTGTTAAGGCATCCTCAAAGCGAACGGAAAGTTCACTCACGATAGTTTTGCGAACGCCAGGGGGTTCTGCGGAAACCGCAGATCGCTTTGTGACTGTCGTGCGTCAACACTATAGAACTGTGAACTTCATTGTTCCTGACGCTGCTATGTCCGCTGGGACAATTTTCTGCATGTCCGGTGACAAGATATATATGGATTATTCGTCCGCTTTGGGACCGATCGATCCGCAGGTTATGGTTCCGGACGGTAGCGGCTATATTCCGGCACTCGGATACTTGGACAAGGTTGACGAGATTACCAAAAAGGCGAACCTCAGCCCAGCCGACGTCGTGTTTCTGAAGAGTTTAGATCTTGCGAAACTGGCTCTCTATGAACAGGCGCGAGATCTTTCCATCGATCTCCTGAAGAACTGGCTCGTTCAGTACAAGTTTAAAGATTGGAATGTGCATCGGACCCACGGGGTCGGTAGTCCGGTAACGGCCGAAGAGAAGTCTCAGCGCGCCGAGGAGATTGCTGCAGCTCTCTCCAACCACAAGAAGTGGTTTTCACATGGTCGCGCGCTGAACATTTCGAAATTGAAGGAACTCCGATTGGAAATTGACGACTACTCCTCTGATCAGAAGCTCAGAGATGCCATTAGGGGATACAACGACATGCTTTCGGCCTACACCGACCGCATGGGCAGACAGTTTCATCTTCATAGCTGCTTCAAAGAGGTTACATAA
- the ffh gene encoding signal recognition particle protein, translating into MFENLSDKLQRSFKTLRGQGTITDENVSDALREIRLALLESDVNLEVVKSLMERIREQAMGARVATALSPSEQIVKIVADELTNVLGKDTARFKFASQPPTVILMAGLQGSGKTTTSGKLAQWLKKGGHRPMLVSVDVYRPAAREQLAIVARATGANLYEGKLDPGTTPGTPEVLRLAKEARRDAANFGCDILIVDTAGRLGIDTALMDEMSELKKLLNPSEILFVADAMTGQDAVNSAKAFNDLLAITGAVLTKMDGDARGGAALSIRQVTGAPIKFLGTGEKPDAFEAFHPDRIVSRIMGMGDIATLLERAEEKLDRGKAETFAKKALSGEGFTLEDFREQLRQIKKMGSMKSILKMLPSVGPFAGMAQAAENVDEGQFTRIESIINSMTNKERHNADLINGSRRKRIAAGSGTSVQEVNNLLRQYGQMSKMFKSMGGGGGMKAQQRMMSQMQGKQKFGR; encoded by the coding sequence ATGTTTGAGAACCTTTCCGATAAGCTCCAGCGCTCCTTCAAGACACTCCGCGGCCAGGGCACCATCACCGACGAGAACGTCTCCGACGCCCTCCGCGAGATCCGCCTAGCCCTCCTCGAGTCCGACGTCAACCTCGAAGTCGTCAAGAGCCTCATGGAGCGCATCCGCGAGCAGGCCATGGGAGCCCGCGTCGCCACCGCGCTCAGCCCATCCGAGCAGATCGTCAAGATCGTCGCCGACGAGCTCACCAACGTCCTCGGAAAGGACACTGCCCGCTTCAAATTCGCCTCGCAGCCCCCGACCGTCATCCTCATGGCCGGCCTCCAGGGCTCCGGCAAGACGACCACCTCCGGCAAACTAGCCCAGTGGCTCAAAAAGGGCGGCCACCGCCCCATGCTCGTCTCGGTCGACGTCTACCGTCCCGCCGCCCGCGAGCAGCTCGCCATCGTCGCCCGCGCCACCGGAGCCAACCTCTACGAAGGCAAGCTCGACCCCGGCACCACCCCCGGCACCCCCGAAGTCCTGCGTCTCGCCAAGGAAGCCAGGCGCGACGCCGCCAACTTCGGCTGCGACATCCTCATCGTCGACACCGCCGGCCGCCTCGGCATCGACACCGCCCTCATGGACGAGATGTCCGAGCTCAAAAAGCTCCTCAACCCCTCCGAGATCCTCTTCGTCGCCGACGCCATGACCGGCCAGGACGCCGTCAACTCCGCCAAGGCCTTCAACGACCTCCTCGCCATCACCGGAGCCGTCCTCACCAAGATGGACGGCGACGCCCGAGGCGGTGCCGCCCTCTCCATCCGCCAGGTCACCGGCGCCCCCATCAAGTTCCTCGGAACCGGCGAAAAGCCCGACGCCTTCGAAGCCTTCCACCCCGACCGTATCGTCAGCCGCATCATGGGCATGGGCGACATCGCCACCCTCCTCGAGCGCGCCGAAGAAAAACTCGACCGCGGCAAAGCCGAAACCTTCGCCAAGAAGGCCCTCTCCGGCGAAGGCTTCACCCTCGAAGACTTCCGCGAGCAGCTCCGTCAGATCAAGAAGATGGGCAGCATGAAATCCATCCTCAAGATGCTCCCCTCGGTAGGCCCCTTCGCCGGCATGGCCCAGGCCGCCGAAAACGTCGACGAAGGCCAGTTCACCCGCATCGAATCCATCATCAACTCGATGACGAACAAGGAGCGCCACAACGCCGACCTCATCAACGGCAGCCGCCGCAAGCGCATAGCCGCCGGCTCCGGCACAAGCGTACAAGAGGTCAACAACCTCCTCCGCCAATACGGCCAAATGTCGAAGATGTTCAAGAGCATGGGCGGCGGAGGCGGCATGAAAGCCCAGCAAAGAATGATGAGCCAGATGCAAGGAAAGCAGAAGTTCGGACGCTAG
- a CDS encoding UBP-type zinc finger domain-containing protein, which produces MKLCEHLAAAKPHHPNTTGCEECMKTNSWWVHLRTCLTCGHVGCCDSSPNKHATRHFHATHHPVMQSHEPGEHWRFCFVDDQMVD; this is translated from the coding sequence ATGAAACTCTGCGAACACCTCGCCGCCGCCAAGCCCCACCACCCCAACACCACCGGCTGCGAAGAGTGCATGAAGACGAACTCCTGGTGGGTCCACCTCCGCACCTGCCTCACCTGCGGCCACGTCGGCTGTTGCGATTCCTCCCCCAACAAGCACGCAACCAGGCACTTCCACGCCACCCACCACCCCGTCATGCAGTCCCACGAACCCGGCGAACACTGGCGCTTCTGCTTCGTCGACGACCAGATGGTCGACTAA